In one Hemitrygon akajei chromosome 3, sHemAka1.3, whole genome shotgun sequence genomic region, the following are encoded:
- the LOC140722899 gene encoding G-protein coupled receptor 35-like — translation MMQIPAFILGLVVNSAALGMICFRLKKWTESVIYMINLVFSDILLLFSLPFNLNSYRNGGDWHLGACFCQFVESLYFVNTSGTMLLMMLISLDRYVVINHPFKARAIRSPKKATIACTVLWLCVWSVSIPNYLQEENGEHCFKDFANSWWPDTIPLSMLAIFASVVIFCSVQSIRTLQRVDEERDNVDTKTSRKIISSNLVIFLVCFIPYHVALFLNFLVKIGRITEDYLVPLRVFFQISQCLTMLNSCLDAMYYYLIVKEFWNPKIKEKYDRNITSMRIPSQYIALELTPGCKLPNDTETPNIKFSFQCNIIL, via the exons ATGATGCAGATCCCAGCATTCATTTTGGGACTGGTCGTCAATTCAGCAGCCCTTGGGATGATCTGCTTCAGGTTGAAGAAATGGACGGAGTCCGTGATCTACATGATAAATTTGGTATTTTCTGACATTCTTCTGCTTTTCTCTCTGCCGTTCAACTTAAACTCCTATCGGAACGGAGGAGACTGGCATCTCGGTGCATGCTTCTGTCAGTTTGTGGAGTCCCTCTACTTTGTTAACACCTCCGGGACTATGCTGTTAATGATGCTGATATCCCTAGATCGTTACGttgttatcaatcacccctttaAGGCGAGGGCCATCAGATCTCCAAAGAAAGCAACtattgcctgcactgttctgtggcTCTGTGTCTGGTCTGTAAGTATTCCAAATTACTTGCAAGAAGAAAATGGTGAACACTGCTTTAAAGATTTTGCTAATTCTTGGTGGCCTGATACAATTCCTCTCAGTATGCTCGCTATATTTGCATCTGTTGTGATTTTCTGCAGTGTTCAATCTATAAGAACATTGCAAAGAGTAGATGAAGAGAGAGACAACGTTGACACCAAGACATCAAGGAAAATAATCTCTTCCAATCTGGTCATTTTCCTTGTCTGCTTCATTCCGTATCATGTcgccctgttcctgaactttcTGGTTAAAATTGGTCGCATTACAGAGGATTATCTGGTACCACTGCGGGTTTTCTTCCAGATCAGTCAGTGTTTGACAATGTTAAACAGTTGTCTGGATGCCATGTATTACTATCTGATCGTTAAGGAATTCTGGAATCCAAAGATAAAAG AGAAATATGATCGAAATATCACTTCAATGCGGATTCCTTCGCAGTATATTGCTTTGGAGCTGACACCAGGATGTAAACTGCCAAATGATACGGAAACACCAAACATTAAATTTTCATTTCAATGTAACATTATTCTCTAA